A region of Clostridium acetobutylicum ATCC 824 DNA encodes the following proteins:
- a CDS encoding tetratricopeptide repeat protein — protein MSIQQEFKDKVAKLIFLELKKESVESIFNVKVKENIYSPIRPKRLIDKVKEGNKFENIPLSFFVEGMFYVLGGDENFKFNAIYSELMNKNLKTTTQYIKEIIYTEVKENNYEDAYILLKGLVTVEKNEENYDKIMMISEAIREKKPEFKEEELKIIEKAKELKGYIKPYFYEAIIKNENKDYEGAWYAINTYTENGGEENEDTLRLKHTLQDIRNYENAKEIMSENPKEALKIFIKLLDEFQDDAVLLYYIGVTYRILCNHEKAIYYLNESMSLDSNMVEVFNEMGINYAALGDMDNAISYLRKAFEVTKSIEICTNLIICYMNKGDLNQAKLHYEIAKKLNPEDEIVLKLGNSLEK, from the coding sequence ATGAGTATACAGCAAGAATTTAAGGATAAGGTGGCCAAATTAATTTTTCTTGAGCTTAAAAAAGAAAGTGTAGAATCCATTTTTAATGTTAAGGTAAAGGAAAATATATATTCGCCAATAAGGCCTAAAAGGCTTATAGATAAAGTTAAAGAAGGAAATAAATTTGAAAATATACCTTTATCATTTTTTGTAGAAGGTATGTTTTATGTGTTGGGTGGAGATGAAAACTTTAAGTTTAATGCTATATATAGTGAACTTATGAATAAAAATTTGAAAACTACAACACAATATATAAAAGAGATTATATATACTGAAGTTAAAGAAAATAATTATGAGGATGCGTACATACTTCTCAAAGGATTAGTTACGGTAGAAAAAAATGAAGAAAATTACGACAAGATCATGATGATTAGCGAAGCTATAAGAGAAAAAAAGCCGGAATTTAAAGAGGAAGAGCTGAAAATCATAGAAAAAGCAAAAGAGCTTAAAGGATATATAAAGCCTTATTTTTATGAGGCCATAATAAAGAATGAAAATAAAGATTATGAGGGAGCATGGTATGCAATAAATACCTATACAGAAAATGGTGGAGAAGAAAATGAGGATACTTTAAGATTAAAGCACACGCTTCAAGACATAAGAAATTATGAAAATGCTAAAGAAATTATGAGTGAAAATCCTAAAGAAGCTCTAAAAATATTTATAAAGCTTTTAGATGAGTTTCAAGATGATGCCGTGCTTTTATACTATATAGGTGTTACTTATAGGATTCTTTGTAATCATGAAAAGGCAATTTATTATCTAAACGAATCTATGTCATTGGATAGTAATATGGTAGAAGTTTTTAATGAGATGGGCATAAATTATGCTGCATTAGGCGATATGGATAATGCAATAAGCTACTTAAGAAAGGCCTTTGAGGTCACTAAATCTATAGAAATATGCACTAACCTTATTATATGTTATATGAACAAGGGTGACTTAAATCAGGCTAAATTACACTATGAAATAGCAAAAAAATTAAATCCTGAGGATGAAATTGTTTTAAAATTAGGAAATTCTCTAGAAAAGTAG
- a CDS encoding phospho-sugar mutase yields the protein MSYKEKFKAWLDSEYVDVETKKELEAIKDEKEIEDRFYKDLEFGTGGLRGVIAAGSNRINIYTVGKATQGLADYLNKNYNNASIAIAHDSRIMSREFAERAASVLCANGIKTYLFDSLRPTPMLSFTVRHLNCKAGIVITASHNPKQYNGYKVYNEDGNQLTDNAAAEVLDFIEKTEDFSGVKLIDIKKAEKDGILDIIGEEVDKVYIDKVKDLTIRKDMVKESAKDLKIIYTPIHGSGNIPVRRVLKELGYENLTVVKEQEKPDGNFPTAPYPNPEQPSVFNIALELAKKVDPDVIFGTDPDCDRIGVLVKNKSGEYKVLTGNQTGVLLTHYIISSLKDTGKLPANGAVIKTIVTSEMTRKITEDYDMKLIDVLTGFKYIGEKIKEFEETNSNTYLFGFEESYGCLAGTFVRDKDAVVAATLVCEMALYYKNKGLSLDDALNELYEKYGFYKEKLVSIELQGKEGQEKIQKALNYLRENMSDNVAGVKIVKKFDYKSSVEKDIPKNEEKKIELPKSNVLRFILEDGSWFVVRPSGTEPKMKVYLAVAGTNKEDSEARMNKFNNDVMDIINQACK from the coding sequence ATGTCATACAAAGAAAAATTTAAAGCATGGTTAGATTCTGAATATGTTGATGTTGAAACTAAGAAGGAATTAGAAGCAATAAAGGATGAAAAGGAAATAGAAGATAGATTTTATAAGGACCTGGAATTTGGAACGGGTGGACTTAGAGGAGTGATTGCAGCAGGAAGTAATAGAATAAATATATACACTGTTGGCAAAGCCACTCAAGGGCTTGCAGATTACCTTAATAAAAACTATAATAATGCGTCTATAGCCATAGCACATGATTCTAGAATAATGTCTAGAGAGTTCGCAGAAAGAGCAGCAAGTGTTTTATGTGCAAATGGTATAAAAACTTATTTATTTGATTCACTTAGACCTACACCTATGCTTTCTTTTACTGTAAGACATTTAAATTGCAAAGCAGGAATAGTAATAACTGCGTCTCACAATCCAAAACAATATAATGGATATAAGGTTTATAACGAGGACGGAAATCAGCTTACAGATAATGCTGCAGCTGAGGTTTTAGATTTTATAGAAAAAACAGAAGATTTTTCAGGTGTAAAGCTTATAGATATAAAGAAAGCTGAGAAGGATGGAATTCTTGATATCATCGGAGAAGAAGTGGATAAGGTTTACATAGATAAGGTTAAAGATTTAACAATAAGAAAAGATATGGTTAAGGAAAGCGCAAAAGATTTAAAAATAATATATACACCTATTCATGGTTCTGGAAATATTCCAGTAAGAAGAGTGTTAAAGGAATTAGGCTACGAAAACCTAACAGTGGTTAAGGAACAGGAAAAGCCAGATGGTAATTTCCCAACAGCTCCATATCCTAACCCAGAGCAGCCTTCAGTATTTAATATAGCTCTTGAGTTAGCAAAAAAAGTAGATCCAGATGTTATATTTGGAACTGATCCTGATTGCGATAGGATAGGTGTTTTAGTTAAGAATAAGAGTGGAGAATATAAAGTGCTTACGGGAAATCAAACAGGAGTTCTTTTAACTCACTATATAATCTCATCTCTTAAAGATACTGGTAAGCTACCAGCTAATGGTGCAGTAATAAAAACTATAGTAACCTCTGAAATGACACGTAAGATTACAGAGGATTATGACATGAAGCTTATAGATGTTTTAACTGGCTTTAAATATATAGGAGAAAAAATTAAGGAATTTGAAGAAACTAATTCAAATACTTATTTGTTTGGTTTCGAGGAAAGCTATGGATGCCTTGCAGGTACTTTTGTAAGGGATAAAGATGCTGTTGTTGCAGCTACATTGGTATGTGAAATGGCATTGTACTATAAGAATAAAGGACTAAGTCTCGATGATGCTCTTAATGAATTATATGAGAAATACGGTTTCTATAAGGAGAAATTAGTATCTATAGAGCTTCAAGGTAAAGAGGGTCAGGAAAAAATACAAAAAGCCTTAAATTACTTAAGAGAGAATATGTCAGATAACGTAGCAGGAGTAAAAATAGTCAAAAAGTTTGATTATAAGAGTAGTGTAGAGAAGGATATACCTAAAAATGAAGAAAAGAAGATTGAGCTCCCTAAGTCTAACGTACTTAGATTTATTTTAGAAGATGGTTCTTGGTTTGTTGTAAGGCCATCTGGAACTGAGCCTAAGATGAAAGTTTATCTAGCAGTAGCAGGTACAAATAAAGAGGATTCTGAAGCTAGAATGAATAAATTTAACAATGATGTTATGGATATCATTAACCAGGCTTGCAAATAA
- a CDS encoding aminotransferase class I/II-fold pyridoxal phosphate-dependent enzyme encodes MYKLNQNETPLFNALMEYVNRDTIPFHVPGHKKGNGIDKEFKNFIGENPFKIDVTVFKLVDSLHHPTGPIKKAQELAADAYGSKAAFYSVNGTSGAIQGMILSVVGDGDKIIVPRNVHKSVTAGIILSGAVPVYMHPEVDRRVGIAHGVSPETVGETLKNNPDAKAVLLINPTYYGVSTDIKKIADIVHSYDIPLIVDEAHGPHLSFNDRLPVSALKAGADMCAQSTHKIIGALTQMSLLHVNSDRIDMNRVQQIMNLLQTTSPSYILMASMDCARRQIALHGKELLDGTIDLCNYARREINKIPGFYCFGEEVLGKPGSYAFDPTKLTITCTDLGITGYDLDMLLANDYHIQVELSDLYNVLAVGSFGDTKENIDALINALRQISKSISSTVKNKKNSFIDIPDVPERILSPRDAFNGAKESMLIKDSVGKTSGEFLMAYPPGIPVLCPGEIITQEIIDYVSDLKAAGLYVQGTEDPDVNYIKVLK; translated from the coding sequence TTGTATAAATTAAATCAAAATGAAACACCACTTTTTAACGCTTTGATGGAATATGTAAATAGAGATACTATTCCCTTTCACGTACCAGGACATAAAAAAGGTAATGGAATTGATAAGGAATTCAAAAACTTTATCGGTGAGAACCCTTTTAAAATTGATGTAACTGTATTCAAATTGGTAGACAGCTTACACCACCCTACAGGTCCTATAAAAAAGGCTCAAGAATTAGCTGCTGATGCCTACGGTTCCAAGGCTGCTTTTTATTCTGTAAACGGAACTTCTGGAGCTATACAAGGTATGATTCTATCTGTAGTAGGTGATGGAGATAAAATAATAGTGCCTAGAAACGTTCATAAATCTGTAACTGCCGGAATCATTCTAAGTGGTGCTGTACCTGTATATATGCATCCAGAAGTCGATAGAAGAGTTGGAATAGCCCATGGTGTATCTCCAGAAACTGTTGGAGAAACTCTTAAAAATAATCCTGATGCAAAGGCTGTACTTCTTATAAATCCTACATATTACGGAGTATCTACAGATATAAAAAAAATAGCTGATATAGTTCACAGCTATGATATACCTCTCATCGTTGATGAGGCTCATGGACCTCATTTGAGTTTTAATGATAGACTTCCTGTATCAGCTTTGAAAGCCGGAGCAGATATGTGTGCTCAAAGTACACATAAAATAATAGGTGCTCTTACTCAAATGTCTCTTCTACATGTAAACTCAGATAGAATAGATATGAACAGAGTTCAGCAAATAATGAATCTACTTCAAACCACATCACCATCCTACATATTGATGGCTTCTATGGATTGCGCTAGACGACAAATAGCTCTTCACGGAAAGGAACTATTAGATGGCACAATAGATTTATGCAATTATGCAAGGCGTGAAATAAATAAAATACCTGGCTTCTATTGCTTTGGTGAAGAAGTTTTAGGGAAACCCGGATCATATGCTTTCGATCCAACTAAGCTTACAATTACCTGCACTGATTTAGGAATAACAGGTTATGATCTTGATATGCTTTTAGCCAATGATTACCACATACAAGTGGAGCTTTCTGATTTATATAATGTACTTGCTGTGGGTTCTTTTGGTGATACAAAAGAGAATATTGATGCTTTAATTAATGCTTTAAGACAAATAAGCAAAAGTATTTCTTCAACTGTTAAAAATAAGAAGAATTCATTTATCGATATTCCCGATGTACCCGAGAGAATACTTTCACCTAGAGATGCATTTAATGGTGCAAAGGAATCCATGCTAATTAAAGACAGCGTAGGTAAAACAAGCGGAGAATTTTTAATGGCTTATCCGCCAGGCATACCTGTACTATGTCCAGGAGAAATTATAACCCAGGAAATAATTGACTACGTCAGCGACTTAAAAGCTGCTGGTCTATATGTTCAAGGAACAGAAGATCCTGATGTAAATTATATAAAGGTACTAAAATAA
- a CDS encoding DUF523 domain-containing protein, translating into MKEDTIIVSACLLGVNCKYSGLNNFSKKVKELCGDKKVIPVCPEQLGGMTTPRNPAEIVNGTGKDVLEKRARVIDKEGNDVTKYFLLGAEETLKLAKIFNCSKAILKAKSPSCGLGKIYDGNFKENIIDGNGVTAEILRQNGIEVMTELD; encoded by the coding sequence ATGAAAGAAGATACTATTATTGTTTCAGCATGTCTTTTGGGAGTGAATTGCAAGTATAGTGGACTTAATAATTTTAGTAAAAAAGTTAAAGAATTGTGCGGAGATAAAAAAGTCATTCCAGTGTGTCCTGAACAGCTTGGAGGAATGACAACGCCTAGAAATCCGGCTGAGATTGTTAACGGAACAGGAAAAGATGTTTTAGAAAAAAGGGCTAGAGTTATTGATAAAGAAGGTAATGATGTAACTAAGTATTTTCTTTTAGGGGCAGAAGAAACTCTTAAATTAGCTAAAATTTTTAATTGTAGTAAAGCGATTTTAAAGGCTAAAAGCCCTTCCTGTGGTTTAGGGAAAATATATGATGGAAACTTTAAAGAAAATATAATAGATGGTAATGGTGTTACAGCAGAGATTTTAAGGCAAAATGGAATAGAAGTTATGACAGAATTAGATTAA
- a CDS encoding endonuclease MutS2, giving the protein MNEKSLRVLEYFKIKDGIKKYISTSAAKKLIDELEPYGSLYEVKEHIEETKEAFELLMKKGAPPFEGAYDVTEAVSMAEKGFSLAPGQLLKVGSMLRCARKFKEYISHKEEEESYRIIEDICSGIIPLKNIEDNIFNAIIGEEEISDKASTALYSIRRSLKDKNASIKDKVNAMMRSYSKYLQENLYTIRGERYVIPVKAEYKAQVPGLVHDQSSTGATLFIEPMGLVNLNNEIKELMLKEKAEIERILRELSALIYKSIVAVKNNEKIVTELDFIFAKAKYASSINATAPHVNDKGVIDIVMGRHPLIDPAKVVPLNIYMGREFTSLVITGPNTGGKTVTLKTTGLLEVMAMSGLMIPARENSTISFFKEVYADIGDEQSIEQSLSTFSSHMTNIVRIIDDADEDSLVLFDELGAGTDPTEGAALAISILEALRKRGTKIVATTHYSELKAYALKTENVENASVEFDVETLRPTYRLLIGIPGKSNAFEISKRLGLSDYIIEEARKGISKDTLEFEDLIQNLQTRSVKAEENLRKAEFLKEQAEKFKEKYEEKVSSITETREKALHEGRREAKKIIEEAKSEADKILKDMREMERLGYSSEARQRLQESRQKLKEKLNNAEESLNISERDQGEALKSVKEGEEVFIPSLNMKGIVISTQDSKGEVGIQAGIMKINVKLKDLRKTNNNPISKKEKAVKKREARLNLKSVAQSIDLRGLDSEEAIYKTDIYLDEAYMAGLGSVTVIHGKGTGVLRNAINTMLKKNSHVKSYRLGNFGEGGTGVTVVELK; this is encoded by the coding sequence GTGAACGAGAAATCACTTAGAGTACTTGAATATTTTAAGATAAAGGATGGAATTAAGAAATATATAAGTACTAGTGCAGCAAAAAAGCTTATAGATGAACTTGAGCCTTATGGTAGTTTATATGAAGTTAAAGAACACATAGAAGAAACTAAAGAGGCATTTGAATTGTTGATGAAAAAAGGTGCACCTCCATTTGAGGGAGCATATGATGTAACAGAGGCAGTCAGTATGGCTGAAAAGGGATTCTCTTTGGCACCAGGGCAGCTATTAAAGGTAGGAAGCATGCTTAGATGTGCTAGAAAATTTAAAGAGTACATAAGCCATAAAGAGGAAGAAGAAAGCTATAGAATAATTGAAGATATATGCAGTGGAATAATACCACTAAAAAATATAGAGGATAATATTTTTAATGCGATAATAGGTGAAGAAGAAATATCTGACAAAGCCAGTACTGCACTTTATAGCATAAGAAGAAGTCTTAAGGACAAAAATGCATCCATAAAAGATAAAGTTAATGCAATGATGAGGAGTTATTCAAAATATCTTCAGGAGAACTTATACACTATAAGAGGGGAAAGATATGTTATTCCAGTAAAAGCTGAATATAAAGCTCAAGTACCAGGACTTGTTCATGATCAGAGTTCTACGGGAGCTACACTTTTTATAGAACCTATGGGACTTGTTAATTTAAATAATGAAATAAAGGAACTTATGCTAAAGGAAAAGGCAGAGATAGAGAGAATCCTTAGAGAATTATCGGCCCTAATATATAAAAGCATAGTTGCTGTTAAGAATAATGAAAAAATAGTAACAGAATTAGATTTTATATTTGCAAAAGCCAAGTACGCTAGTTCCATAAACGCAACAGCTCCTCATGTAAATGATAAAGGAGTAATTGATATAGTTATGGGAAGGCACCCATTAATAGATCCAGCTAAGGTAGTGCCTCTGAATATATATATGGGGAGAGAATTCACTTCATTAGTAATAACGGGACCGAATACGGGAGGTAAAACTGTAACTCTTAAAACTACAGGACTTCTTGAAGTTATGGCAATGAGCGGTCTTATGATACCAGCAAGGGAAAACTCAACTATAAGCTTTTTTAAAGAGGTATACGCTGATATTGGAGATGAGCAGAGTATAGAACAAAGTCTTTCTACTTTTTCTTCACATATGACGAATATTGTTAGAATAATTGATGATGCAGATGAAGATTCTTTGGTTTTATTTGATGAGTTGGGAGCGGGAACTGACCCTACAGAAGGAGCAGCACTAGCTATCTCTATACTTGAGGCTTTGAGGAAAAGGGGAACAAAGATAGTTGCTACAACACATTACAGTGAACTTAAGGCATACGCGCTGAAAACTGAAAATGTTGAAAATGCTTCAGTTGAATTTGATGTAGAGACTTTAAGACCTACATATAGGCTTTTAATAGGAATTCCTGGAAAATCAAATGCTTTTGAGATTTCAAAGAGACTTGGGTTATCTGATTATATAATTGAAGAAGCAAGAAAAGGTATATCTAAGGATACGCTTGAGTTTGAGGATTTGATTCAAAACCTTCAAACACGAAGCGTAAAGGCGGAAGAAAATTTGAGAAAAGCAGAATTTTTAAAGGAACAAGCAGAAAAATTCAAAGAAAAATATGAAGAAAAGGTATCATCTATTACTGAAACTAGAGAGAAAGCACTGCATGAAGGAAGACGTGAAGCAAAAAAAATAATAGAAGAAGCTAAGTCAGAAGCAGACAAGATTTTAAAAGACATGAGGGAAATGGAGAGACTTGGGTATTCTTCTGAAGCAAGGCAGAGACTTCAAGAAAGCAGACAGAAATTAAAGGAAAAGCTTAACAATGCAGAGGAAAGCTTGAACATAAGTGAGAGGGATCAAGGAGAGGCGCTTAAGTCAGTTAAGGAAGGAGAGGAGGTATTTATACCATCTCTTAATATGAAGGGAATTGTAATATCTACTCAGGACAGTAAAGGAGAAGTCGGAATTCAAGCTGGTATAATGAAGATAAATGTTAAACTTAAAGATTTAAGGAAAACCAATAATAACCCAATATCCAAAAAAGAAAAGGCTGTTAAGAAGAGAGAAGCAAGGCTTAATTTAAAATCAGTTGCTCAATCTATTGATTTAAGAGGGCTTGATTCCGAAGAAGCTATATATAAAACGGACATATACTTAGATGAAGCATATATGGCAGGATTGGGGTCTGTTACAGTAATTCATGGGAAAGGCACAGGAGTCTTAAGAAACGCTATAAATACAATGCTTAAAAAGAATTCACATGTTAAAAGTTATAGGCTTGGAAATTTTGGAGAAGGCGGTACAGGAGTTACTGTTGTTGAATTGAAGTGA
- a CDS encoding U32 family peptidase produces MNKVELLAPAGSIESIYAAVQNGADAVYVGGSRFSARAYAENFNDEIMEKAVDYCHDYGVRLYVTVNTLIKQDEIKEVIRYIEFLYKIGVDALIVQDTAILQLIKRYVPDFEIHASTQMTIHNALGAVYYKERGFKRIVLSRELSLREIEYISKELNIETEVFVHGALCVCYSGQCLMSSIIGGRSGNRGRCAQPCRQSYTLIDKSSLESKKGYFLSTKDMCTVDILDRLIDTGTSSLKIEGRMKKPEYAGGVVSSYRKAIDNKLNGDYKEEKAKLLKLFNREGFSRAYLLGNTGKDMMAYKFPKNTGVFIGKVISDGSIVLKESLNLKDGVRNDVKGTVVSKILLDGVEVKEAKPGEKVKIFPRFYKSGDYIYKTLDLKLTREIEESYKKDFKRKVYLDLEIEFKIGEPFKITASFSRVNDLGANEKNRAISIQVLGDMVCKAEKSPVKREKVEEHLRKTGGTPFEVRNIEFTCFDEGYIPISALNSIRREVLEKFQNSIQKSYKREANLKFEGIKISKRSEVKIPEIMVLVSNKEQYLAVKEEGFKNIIVDLFKRKCDLKLKELKDVYIKVPNVIKEEFNDICNKIDENIENIKGIVTVNAGIINKYKGLVNIIGDYKGNIFNSEALEFYKEDLDGFCISTELSKNEIKALNKCKCMDTQMLIYGKIEAMVSEYCPIGSVFGGKSSKSNCQGTCMKSDFVLKDKMGVSFDVVTDKYCRSHIYNPLPLNLIGNLDEIKNLGVNSYRIDFIDENRESVKRVLSWMKNGKIDGEFSGFTRGSYKRGVE; encoded by the coding sequence ATGAATAAGGTTGAATTGCTAGCACCAGCAGGCAGTATTGAGAGCATATATGCAGCTGTTCAAAACGGTGCTGATGCAGTTTATGTAGGTGGAAGTAGGTTTTCAGCTAGAGCTTATGCTGAAAATTTTAATGATGAAATTATGGAAAAAGCAGTTGATTATTGTCACGATTATGGAGTAAGGCTATACGTAACAGTAAATACGCTTATAAAACAAGATGAGATAAAAGAAGTTATTAGATATATAGAATTTCTTTATAAAATAGGAGTAGATGCACTTATAGTTCAAGATACTGCTATATTGCAACTTATTAAAAGATACGTTCCTGATTTTGAAATACATGCATCAACTCAGATGACAATTCACAATGCATTAGGAGCTGTGTATTATAAAGAAAGAGGCTTTAAAAGAATTGTGCTTTCGAGGGAGTTGTCCTTAAGGGAAATTGAATACATATCTAAAGAACTTAATATAGAAACAGAGGTTTTTGTTCATGGTGCATTATGTGTATGTTATTCTGGACAGTGTCTTATGAGTTCTATAATAGGTGGTAGAAGTGGTAATAGAGGAAGATGTGCTCAACCATGTAGACAAAGTTATACACTTATTGATAAAAGCAGTTTGGAAAGTAAAAAAGGATATTTTCTAAGTACCAAGGATATGTGTACTGTGGATATTTTAGATAGGCTCATTGATACCGGAACTTCTTCCTTAAAGATAGAGGGAAGAATGAAAAAGCCTGAATATGCAGGAGGAGTTGTTTCATCATATAGAAAAGCCATTGATAATAAGCTTAATGGAGACTATAAAGAAGAGAAAGCAAAGCTTTTAAAGCTTTTTAATAGAGAGGGTTTTTCAAGAGCATATCTTTTGGGCAATACAGGAAAAGATATGATGGCTTATAAATTCCCTAAAAATACAGGGGTTTTTATAGGGAAGGTAATAAGTGATGGAAGTATAGTTCTTAAAGAAAGTTTAAACTTAAAGGATGGAGTTAGAAATGATGTCAAGGGTACTGTTGTGTCAAAGATACTTCTTGATGGGGTTGAAGTTAAAGAGGCTAAGCCAGGAGAAAAGGTGAAAATATTTCCTCGCTTTTACAAGTCTGGAGATTATATATACAAGACTCTTGATTTAAAGCTTACTCGTGAAATTGAGGAAAGTTATAAAAAGGATTTTAAGAGAAAAGTATATTTAGATTTAGAAATTGAATTTAAAATCGGAGAGCCATTTAAGATTACTGCAAGTTTTTCAAGAGTAAATGATTTAGGGGCAAATGAAAAAAATAGGGCTATTAGTATACAAGTTTTAGGGGATATGGTTTGCAAGGCTGAAAAAAGTCCTGTAAAGAGAGAAAAAGTAGAGGAACATTTAAGGAAAACAGGAGGTACTCCTTTTGAGGTCAGAAACATAGAGTTTACCTGCTTTGATGAAGGATATATACCGATATCTGCTTTGAATTCAATAAGGAGAGAAGTTCTAGAAAAATTTCAAAATAGTATTCAGAAAAGCTATAAAAGAGAAGCTAATTTAAAGTTTGAAGGAATAAAGATTTCTAAGAGGTCAGAAGTTAAAATCCCAGAGATCATGGTTTTAGTTTCGAATAAGGAGCAGTATCTTGCAGTTAAAGAAGAGGGATTTAAGAACATAATAGTTGACTTATTTAAAAGAAAATGTGACTTGAAGCTTAAGGAACTTAAGGATGTTTATATTAAGGTTCCTAATGTAATTAAAGAAGAGTTTAACGATATATGCAATAAAATAGATGAAAATATAGAAAACATTAAAGGCATAGTAACGGTTAATGCAGGAATAATAAATAAATATAAAGGTCTAGTTAATATAATAGGAGACTATAAAGGAAATATATTTAATAGCGAAGCATTAGAGTTTTATAAGGAAGATCTAGATGGTTTTTGCATTAGCACAGAGTTAAGTAAAAATGAAATAAAGGCATTGAATAAATGTAAATGCATGGATACCCAAATGCTTATATATGGTAAAATAGAAGCAATGGTAAGTGAGTATTGTCCTATAGGAAGTGTTTTTGGAGGTAAATCTTCTAAAAGCAATTGCCAAGGTACATGCATGAAATCAGACTTTGTACTTAAAGATAAGATGGGAGTATCTTTTGATGTGGTAACAGACAAATATTGCAGAAGTCATATATATAATCCATTACCATTAAATCTTATAGGCAATTTAGATGAAATAAAGAATTTAGGCGTGAATTCTTATAGAATAGATTTTATTGATGAAAATAGAGAAAGTGTTAAAAGAGTTCTTTCATGGATGAAAAATGGTAAGATTGATGGAGAATTCAGTGGTTTTACAAGAGGAAGTTATAAAAGAGGAGTTGAATAA